In one Candidatus Polarisedimenticolaceae bacterium genomic region, the following are encoded:
- the ftsZ gene encoding cell division protein FtsZ, which yields MTRRSRMITMDDNSGRKNQPVKVSFDDTAPAAAKIRVIGVGGGGGNAVNRMIAAGVAGVEFVAANTDVQALRSNRAPQKLQLGMKLTKGLGAGANPEVGKSAANEDKEEILEALAGADMVFITSGLGGGTGTGGAPVISQIARDAGALVVAVVTKPFAFEGRRRRIQADEGLAALRQVVDTVITIPNDKLLHTVEKGTPLAEAFLMADDILRQAVQGISDLITVPGEINLDFADVKTIMSGMGMALMGTGIADGEHRAVEAAQRAISSPLLEDTSIHGARGVLINITGGEDMSLHEVSEAANIIQEASDPDANIIFGTVIDRAMQGKVKVTVIATGFNRDDVRSGMSMSMKTPVRTMERMAPPEPADEPVPNRPSRGFFRRGRVEEPELEPADQGFGPNFGKMKDDLDVPAFLRKQMD from the coding sequence ATGACGAGGAGATCGCGCATGATCACGATGGACGACAACTCGGGTCGCAAGAATCAGCCCGTCAAGGTCAGCTTCGACGACACCGCACCGGCCGCGGCGAAGATCCGCGTCATCGGTGTCGGCGGAGGCGGCGGCAACGCGGTGAACCGCATGATCGCCGCCGGTGTCGCGGGGGTCGAGTTCGTCGCCGCGAACACCGACGTCCAGGCGCTCCGCAGCAACCGCGCGCCGCAGAAGCTGCAGCTCGGGATGAAGCTGACGAAGGGGCTCGGCGCCGGCGCGAACCCCGAGGTCGGGAAGAGCGCGGCGAACGAGGACAAGGAAGAGATCCTCGAGGCGCTCGCGGGCGCCGACATGGTGTTCATCACCTCGGGGCTCGGCGGCGGCACCGGCACGGGAGGCGCGCCAGTCATCTCGCAGATCGCACGTGACGCGGGAGCGCTCGTCGTCGCGGTGGTGACGAAGCCGTTCGCGTTCGAGGGCCGCCGGCGCCGTATCCAGGCCGACGAGGGGCTCGCCGCCCTCCGGCAGGTCGTCGACACGGTCATCACGATCCCGAACGACAAGCTCCTCCACACCGTCGAGAAGGGAACGCCCCTCGCCGAGGCGTTCCTCATGGCCGACGACATCCTCCGGCAAGCGGTGCAGGGGATCTCCGACCTCATCACCGTTCCGGGCGAGATCAACCTCGACTTCGCCGACGTCAAGACGATCATGTCGGGGATGGGCATGGCGCTCATGGGAACGGGGATCGCCGACGGTGAGCACCGCGCCGTCGAAGCGGCCCAGCGCGCGATCTCGTCGCCGCTCCTCGAGGACACGTCGATCCACGGCGCGCGCGGCGTCCTCATCAACATCACCGGCGGCGAGGACATGTCGCTCCACGAGGTCTCGGAGGCGGCGAACATCATCCAGGAGGCCTCCGACCCCGACGCCAACATCATCTTCGGGACCGTCATCGACCGTGCGATGCAGGGCAAGGTCAAGGTCACCGTCATCGCGACTGGCTTCAACCGCGACGACGTGCGCTCCGGGATGTCGATGTCGATGAAGACACCGGTCCGGACGATGGAGCGGATGGCACCGCCGGAACCCGCCGACGAGCCGGTCCCGAACCGCCCGAGCCGCGGTTTCTTCCGGCGCGGGCGCGTCGAGGAGCCGGAGCTCGAGCCGGCCGATCAGGGATTCGGCCCGAACTTCGGCAAGATGAAGGACGATCTCGACGTCCCGGCGTTCCTGCGCAAGCAGATGGATTGA
- a CDS encoding creatininase family protein gives MTHRLNDLSWERFRALVPASCDLAIVPVGTIEAHGAIPLGTDTIIPEALAVRLAPKWNALIAPSVAYGVTNSLLPYPGSTTVSSATFRAYLFEAAAGLVDTGFRRIVILNGHGGQSEEVADVVARLWNEKRAFAVAVEWWGFAEDATAEIYPGTVSGHAGVEETAMVLAVAPDLIDTERATAIRRFARRHGLRARPFPASIILDRPETKGEGAPVLDPSKAKAFFDRVVQAIDVSIGDVFAGWRELRP, from the coding sequence ATGACACATCGCTTGAACGATCTGAGCTGGGAGCGGTTCCGCGCGCTCGTTCCCGCTTCGTGCGATCTCGCGATCGTTCCGGTGGGGACGATCGAAGCGCACGGCGCGATCCCGTTGGGGACCGACACGATCATCCCGGAGGCGCTCGCCGTGCGGTTGGCGCCCAAGTGGAACGCGCTGATCGCACCCAGCGTCGCCTACGGTGTCACGAACTCTCTGCTTCCGTATCCGGGATCGACCACCGTCTCCTCGGCGACGTTCCGTGCCTATCTTTTCGAGGCGGCGGCGGGGCTCGTCGACACCGGCTTCAGGAGGATCGTCATCCTGAACGGGCACGGCGGTCAGAGCGAAGAGGTGGCCGACGTCGTCGCGCGGCTCTGGAACGAGAAACGCGCGTTCGCCGTCGCGGTCGAGTGGTGGGGGTTCGCCGAGGACGCGACGGCGGAGATCTACCCCGGCACGGTCTCCGGCCACGCCGGTGTCGAGGAGACCGCGATGGTGCTCGCGGTGGCGCCCGATCTCATCGACACGGAGCGTGCGACGGCGATTCGCCGGTTCGCCCGACGTCACGGCTTACGCGCGCGCCCCTTTCCCGCCTCGATCATCCTCGACCGCCCCGAGACGAAGGGCGAAGGCGCGCCCGTTCTCGATCCGTCGAAGGCGAAGGCGTTCTTCGATCGCGTCGTCCAGGCGATCGATGTCTCGATCGGCGACGTATTCGCCGGTTGGCGGGAGCTCCGTCCTTAG
- a CDS encoding diguanylate cyclase, translated as MDTVRILVVDDDPQTARLVREWYRNQPFVILEAGDGDEGVHRAASEHPDIILMDLMMPRTNGFAASKRLKSSAATRNIPVILLSAKRDPQTKREGFDDAGIDDYVEKPFNFDEVDARIRAMLRKREVLLTLETTNRELQASNAQLEEMATIDSKTGLANYRLFIKRLHEEWVRSERYGQALSLVMLDLDDFKRINDTLGHQAGDRALREFAMLVSGGARATDLPARYGGEEFAVLLPHTEGEQAERVAERIRAAVAEFNFLESDHRLSLTVSAGVATFPSNSEIASADQLVAAADRALYAAKKAGKNRIVVAPA; from the coding sequence GTGGACACCGTACGCATCCTGGTCGTCGACGACGATCCCCAGACGGCGCGGCTCGTCCGCGAGTGGTATCGGAATCAGCCGTTCGTGATCCTGGAGGCGGGCGACGGCGACGAAGGAGTCCACCGCGCCGCCTCGGAGCACCCCGACATCATCCTCATGGACCTGATGATGCCGCGGACGAACGGGTTCGCCGCGTCGAAGCGCCTGAAGTCTTCCGCCGCCACTCGGAACATCCCGGTCATCCTCCTGTCGGCCAAGCGCGACCCGCAGACGAAGCGTGAAGGGTTCGACGACGCGGGGATCGACGACTACGTCGAGAAGCCGTTCAATTTCGACGAGGTCGACGCGCGGATCCGCGCCATGCTGCGGAAGCGTGAGGTCCTGCTCACGCTCGAGACGACCAACCGCGAGCTGCAAGCCTCGAACGCCCAGCTCGAGGAGATGGCGACGATCGACTCGAAGACCGGACTCGCGAACTACCGGCTCTTCATCAAGCGTCTCCACGAAGAATGGGTCCGCTCGGAGCGCTACGGACAGGCGCTCTCCCTCGTCATGCTCGATCTCGACGACTTCAAGAGGATCAACGACACGCTCGGCCATCAGGCGGGCGATCGCGCCCTCCGCGAGTTCGCCATGCTCGTCTCGGGCGGCGCACGCGCCACCGACCTCCCTGCACGCTACGGCGGCGAGGAATTCGCGGTTCTCTTGCCTCACACCGAGGGCGAGCAGGCCGAGCGGGTCGCCGAGCGTATCCGCGCGGCGGTGGCCGAGTTCAACTTCCTGGAATCCGACCACCGGCTCAGCCTGACGGTCTCGGCAGGTGTCGCGACCTTCCCCTCGAACTCCGAGATCGCCTCCGCCGATCAGCTCGTCGCCGCGGCCGATCGCGCGCTCTACGCGGCGAAGAAGGCGGGGAAGAACCGGATCGTCGTCGCTCCGGCCTAA
- the lnt gene encoding apolipoprotein N-acyltransferase — MTALARHPFKLPVLAGVLLAFGYFTLGLVVPSLVALVPLLIWLDANLDRPWRFFRNGGFVFGMAWNLLILHWMRAMLQMSFLAIFAYVGLAAIFAAGSALLVIVLAWTRKRTGWSYAILLPSVWLTLEWVLAHGDLRMTAQHLGQSAATYPFLVQFADLGGPYGIGLVLLLSNVFLFDAWSASGRKPRAFAVASWLVLIGGVLAYDAWSWGHPPQPAGTLKVGLVQPNVPLLEKMDPATDAAQQKLLFDLTRRAAGQGAQVIVWPETAWPRPFYHWPDRPQTYAIGDVQSLARELGVTLVVGAEYGIVRNNRPQAFYNAVFVVHPDGKLDDAWSAKVYLVPFVEAVPFKPVLGPLLSGRGGWMHWLAGGFTPGPRIAPLPVDGTAIGVSVCYEELYFDLQRKLRNAGAKIQAVITNDAWFGTTFFQTYQANTDRLRAIENRTSFVRVANSGISAFIDPLGRDLAWTDLNVEDVRVGELPLAGPPTVYDRAGDVPAWLAAAGLVTACAAAWRRSR, encoded by the coding sequence TTGACCGCTCTCGCTCGCCACCCCTTCAAGCTTCCCGTCCTCGCCGGCGTCCTCCTCGCCTTCGGCTACTTCACGCTCGGCCTCGTCGTCCCCAGCCTCGTCGCGCTCGTCCCCTTGCTGATCTGGCTCGATGCGAACCTCGACCGGCCGTGGCGCTTCTTCCGCAACGGCGGCTTCGTCTTCGGCATGGCGTGGAACCTTCTCATCCTGCATTGGATGCGCGCGATGCTGCAGATGAGCTTCCTCGCGATCTTCGCTTACGTCGGCCTCGCCGCGATCTTTGCCGCCGGAAGTGCCCTGCTCGTGATCGTTCTCGCGTGGACGCGGAAGCGGACCGGCTGGTCGTACGCGATCCTCCTGCCGTCGGTGTGGCTCACCCTCGAGTGGGTGCTCGCCCATGGCGACCTCAGAATGACCGCGCAACACCTCGGCCAATCCGCCGCGACGTACCCGTTTCTCGTTCAATTCGCCGATCTCGGGGGTCCGTACGGAATCGGTCTGGTGCTCTTGCTCTCGAACGTGTTTCTGTTCGACGCGTGGTCTGCTTCGGGGCGGAAGCCCCGCGCATTCGCGGTGGCCTCGTGGCTCGTTCTGATCGGGGGTGTCCTGGCGTACGACGCTTGGTCGTGGGGGCATCCTCCGCAACCCGCCGGCACGCTCAAGGTCGGCCTGGTCCAGCCCAACGTCCCGCTCCTCGAGAAGATGGATCCCGCCACCGACGCGGCGCAGCAGAAGCTGCTCTTCGATCTCACGCGCCGTGCGGCGGGGCAGGGGGCCCAGGTCATCGTATGGCCGGAAACCGCGTGGCCGAGGCCGTTCTACCACTGGCCCGACCGGCCGCAAACCTACGCGATCGGTGACGTGCAGTCGCTCGCACGCGAGCTGGGGGTGACGCTCGTCGTCGGGGCGGAGTATGGGATCGTGCGCAACAACCGGCCGCAGGCCTTCTACAACGCGGTCTTCGTCGTACACCCCGACGGCAAGCTCGACGATGCGTGGAGCGCCAAGGTCTACCTCGTGCCGTTCGTCGAGGCGGTGCCGTTCAAGCCGGTCCTCGGCCCGCTCCTGTCCGGCCGCGGGGGATGGATGCACTGGCTCGCCGGCGGGTTCACGCCGGGGCCCCGCATCGCACCGCTGCCGGTGGATGGCACGGCGATCGGCGTCAGCGTCTGCTACGAGGAGCTGTACTTCGACTTGCAGCGGAAGCTCCGTAACGCGGGAGCGAAGATCCAGGCGGTGATCACGAACGACGCCTGGTTCGGCACCACCTTCTTCCAGACCTACCAGGCGAACACCGACCGCCTCCGGGCGATCGAGAACCGTACTTCTTTCGTCCGCGTCGCCAACAGCGGTATCTCGGCGTTCATCGATCCTCTCGGCCGGGATCTCGCGTGGACCGATCTCAATGTCGAGGACGTGCGCGTCGGGGAGCTGCCGCTCGCAGGCCCGCCGACGGTTTACGATCGCGCGGGCGACGTTCCCGCCTGGCTCGCGGCGGCGGGGCTCGTCACCGCCTGCGCCGCCGCATGGAGACGATCCCGATGA
- the ftsA gene encoding cell division protein FtsA: MPKNERYIVGLDIGTTKISCVVAEMRESGSVDIVGLGSAPSRGLRKGVVVNLDATVDAVRSCVEEAEMMAGVAVESATVGIAGGHIRSFNSRGVVAIAGKERTVSREDLRRVMDAARAVSIPQDREILHVLPQEFVLDDQGGITQPVGMTGARLEANVHIVTAATTSIQNLVTCVNRAGIEVRDTVLEQLAASEAVLAADERDLGVALIDIGGGTTDLAIFEKGSIWHTAVLPAGGDHFTNDLAVGLRTPIPDAERLKKKHGCSLATLVEGDEGIEVPSVGGRKPRMLSRQVMAEILQPRAEEIFTLIHEEVGRAGFEKLLNAGVVLTGGGSLLPGMVEVAEQVFDLPVRLGQPGGVNGLTEPASGPQFATAVGLALYSARHTKDHPRGFSVAPGMFVKLGHRVRNWFAEMF, translated from the coding sequence AAGATCTCGTGCGTCGTCGCCGAGATGCGGGAGAGCGGGTCGGTCGACATCGTCGGCCTCGGCTCAGCCCCTTCGCGCGGCCTGAGGAAGGGCGTGGTCGTCAACCTCGATGCGACGGTCGATGCGGTCCGGTCGTGCGTCGAGGAGGCCGAGATGATGGCCGGGGTCGCCGTCGAGTCGGCGACCGTCGGGATCGCCGGCGGCCACATCCGCTCGTTCAACAGCCGCGGGGTCGTCGCGATCGCCGGGAAGGAGCGGACGGTCTCCCGGGAGGACCTGCGCCGGGTCATGGACGCCGCCCGCGCGGTGTCGATCCCTCAGGACCGGGAGATTCTCCACGTGCTCCCGCAGGAGTTCGTCCTCGACGACCAGGGCGGGATCACGCAGCCGGTCGGGATGACCGGCGCGCGCCTCGAGGCCAACGTCCACATCGTGACCGCCGCGACGACCTCGATCCAGAACCTCGTCACATGCGTGAACCGCGCCGGGATCGAGGTGCGCGACACCGTGCTCGAGCAGCTCGCGGCCTCCGAGGCCGTCCTCGCCGCCGACGAGCGCGATCTCGGCGTCGCCCTCATCGACATCGGCGGCGGCACGACCGACCTTGCGATCTTCGAGAAGGGATCGATCTGGCACACCGCAGTGCTGCCCGCGGGCGGCGATCACTTCACCAACGACCTCGCGGTCGGCCTGCGGACGCCGATCCCCGATGCCGAGCGCCTCAAGAAGAAGCACGGCTGCTCGCTCGCGACGCTCGTCGAAGGCGATGAAGGGATCGAAGTGCCGTCGGTCGGCGGACGCAAGCCGCGCATGCTCAGCCGTCAGGTGATGGCGGAGATTCTCCAACCGCGCGCCGAAGAAATTTTTACTCTCATCCACGAAGAGGTCGGACGCGCCGGCTTCGAAAAATTATTGAACGCGGGAGTCGTTCTCACGGGCGGAGGCAGCCTACTTCCTGGTATGGTGGAGGTCGCGGAGCAAGTGTTCGATCTCCCCGTGCGCCTCGGGCAGCCCGGGGGGGTCAACGGCCTGACCGAGCCCGCCTCAGGACCGCAGTTCGCGACTGCGGTCGGCCTTGCGCTGTACTCGGCGCGACACACGAAAGATCACCCGCGTGGCTTCTCCGTGGCACCGGGCATGTTCGTGAAGTTGGGCCATCGCGTTCGTAATTGGTTCGCGGAGATGTTCTGA